In Sorghum bicolor cultivar BTx623 chromosome 10, Sorghum_bicolor_NCBIv3, whole genome shotgun sequence, one genomic interval encodes:
- the LOC8065057 gene encoding palmitoyl-acyl carrier protein thioesterase, chloroplastic → MAASIAASSFVPGSPAPAPAAPKSGLGERPESLDVRGVAAKPGASSNAVRAGKTRAHAAVPKVNGGGKSAVADGEHDTVPSSVPKTFYNQLPDWSMLLAAITTIFLAAEKQWTMLDWKPRRPDMLTDTFGFGRIIHDGLMFRQNFSIRSYEIGADRTASIETLMNHLQETALNHVKTAGLLGDGFGSTPEMSKRNLFWVVSQMQAIVERYPCWGDTVEVDTWVSANGKNGMRRDWHIRDSITGHTILKATSKWVMMNKLTRKLARIPDEVRTEIEPYFFERSAIVDEDNRKLPKLPDGQSTSAAKYVRTGLTPRWADLDINQHVNNVKYIAWILESAPISILENHELASIVLDYKRECGRDSVLQSHTSVQTDCNSESGETTLHCEHVLSLESGPTMVKARTMWRPKRTKAQETVVPSSF, encoded by the exons ATGGCCGCCTCCATCGCGGCCTCGTCCTTCGTTCCAgggtcgccggcgccggcgccggccgctcctaagagcggccttggggagcGCCCAGAGAGCCTGGACGTCCGCGGCGTGGCGGCGAAGCCGGGAGCCTCGTCGAATGCCGTGAGGGCGGGCAAGACGCGCGCCCATGCTGCCGTCCCCAAGGTGAACGGTGGGGGCAAGTCTGCGGTGGCGGATGGGGAGCACGACACCGTACCTTCCTCGGTGCCCAAGACTTTCTACAACCAGCTTCCCGACTGGAGCATGCTCCTTGCGGCCATCACGACCATCTTCTTGGCCGCCGAGAAGCAGTGGACGATGCTTGACTGGAAGCCCAGGCGGCCTGACATGCTCACTGACACCTTTGGGTTTGGCCGGATCATACATGATGGGCTCATGTTCAGGCAGAACTTCTCCATTAGGTCCTATGAGATAGGGGCGGATAGGACGGCATCTATAGAGACGCTGATGAACCATTTGCAG GAAACAGCACTTAATCATGTGAAGACCGCTGGGCTGCTAGGTGATGGATTCGGCTCCACACCAGAGATGAGTAAAAGAAACTTGTTCTGGGTGGTTAGCCAAATGCAGGCCATCGTCGAGCGTTATCCATGCTG GGGTGATACTGTTGAAGTAGATACATGGGTTAGTGCTAATGGTAAAAATGGAATGCGAAGGGATTGGCATATACGTGATTCTATAACAGGCCACACGATACTGAAGGCAACAAG TAAATGGGTTATGATGAACAAACTTACTAGGAAGCTTGCAAGAATTCCAGATGAAGTGCGGACTGAAATAGAGCCATACTTTTTTGAGCGTTCTGCTATTGTTGATGAAGACAACCGCAAGCTTCCAAAACTGCCAGATGGTCAAAGCACTTCTGCAGCTAAATATGTGAGGACAGGGCTGACT CCTCGGTGGGCTGATCTTGATATAAATCAGCATGTCAATAATGTTAAATACATTGCGTGGATTCTTGAG AGTGCACCGATATCTATTCTTGAGAATCATGAACTGGCGAGTATTGTGCTGGATTACAAAAGGGAGTGTGGCCGGGATAGTGTGCTGCAGTCACACACCTCTGTGCAGACGGATTGCAACAGTGAGTCTGGAGAAACAACCTTGCACTGTGAGCATGTGCTGAGCCTTGAATCAGGCCCGACCATGGTAAAGGCCCGGACCATGTGGAGGCCTAAGCGAACCAAGGCCCAAGAAACAGTGGTTCCATCTTCATTTTGA
- the LOC8082238 gene encoding auxin-responsive protein IAA23, producing the protein MPTSSTNSAAAASPAVSGLDYDDTALTLALPGSSSSAADPSAAADRKRAHADHDKPPSPKARAVGWPPVRAYRRNALRDEQAAKLVKVAVDGAPYLRKVDLAAHDGYAALLRALHGMFASCLGADGAGSLVDAATGAEYVPTYEDKDGDWMLVGDVPFKMFVDSCKRIRLMKSSEAGSLSPRTSSQ; encoded by the exons ATGCCGACGAGCTCGACCAACTCCGCCGCGGCGGCTTCCCCTGCCGTGTCAGGCCTCGACTACGACGACACCGCGCTCACCCTCGCCCTCccgggctcctcctcctccgccgccgacccctccgccgccgccgaccgcaAGCGCGCCCACGCCGACCACGACAAGCCGCCCTCCCCAAA GGCGCGGGCCGTGGGGTGGCCGCCGGTGCGCGCGTACCGGCGCAACGCGCTGCGCGACGAGCAGGCCGCCAAGCTCGTGAAGGTGGCCGTGGACGGCGCGCCGTACCTGCGCAAGGTGGACCTCGCGGCGCACGACGGGTACGCGGCGCTGCTCCGCGCGCTCCACGGCATGTTCGCCTCCTGCCTCGGAGCCGACGGGGCCGGGAGCCTCGTCGACGCCGCCACCGGCGCCGAGTACGTGCCCACCTACGAGGACAAGGACGGCGACTGGATGCTCGTCGGAGACGTCCCCTTCAA GATGTTTGTGGACTCGTGCAAGAGGATCCGCCTCATGAAGAGCTCCGAGGCCGGCAGCCTAT CTCCAAGGACATCATCCCAATGA